Proteins co-encoded in one Synergistes jonesii genomic window:
- the hflX gene encoding GTPase HflX, producing the protein MSRQKRAPLIDLSMKPKKAVIAALSCGDADDVSLSLDELVMLLKNVEVPVAARVVQKRKAPDPAYFLGAGKALEIKEYAPPNEITHLVVDDFLTPTQRSNLQRLTGLVVWDRAFVIMKIFERRAVTAEAKLQVELAQYRYEIPSLKGLGRQMSRTGGGIGTRGPGETEFERHRRKLDRRIRGIEQNLEEVRRRRGERRERRKRGGVPVAALVGYTNSGKSTLLKALSKDSEILAKDQLFSTLDTVARRVSYRDGSGSFLLSDTVGFIRKLPPELVAAFRATLEEASNADLLLVVLDASRKNPCETLDIVLDTLRGLGAGALPRIVVLNKIDKCGESALFTAAEIRSRGERVVSTCAIDGSGFEELLGEIKKIFADEVAAKVQKDIL; encoded by the coding sequence TTGAGCAGACAGAAGCGGGCGCCGCTGATCGACTTATCTATGAAGCCGAAGAAGGCTGTGATAGCGGCGCTCTCCTGCGGAGACGCCGACGACGTCTCTCTCTCGCTCGACGAACTTGTGATGCTGCTTAAAAACGTGGAGGTGCCTGTCGCGGCGCGCGTCGTGCAGAAGCGCAAAGCGCCGGACCCAGCGTATTTTCTCGGCGCGGGCAAGGCGCTTGAGATAAAGGAATACGCGCCGCCGAACGAGATAACCCATCTCGTCGTCGACGATTTTCTGACGCCGACGCAGAGGAGCAATCTACAGAGGTTGACGGGGTTAGTAGTCTGGGACCGTGCGTTTGTCATAATGAAAATTTTTGAGCGGCGCGCCGTTACCGCCGAGGCGAAGCTTCAGGTCGAGCTCGCGCAGTACCGCTACGAGATTCCCAGCCTCAAGGGGCTCGGCCGCCAGATGTCGCGTACCGGCGGCGGCATCGGCACCCGCGGTCCTGGCGAAACGGAGTTCGAACGCCACCGCAGGAAGCTGGACCGTCGCATAAGAGGCATAGAACAGAACCTTGAAGAGGTGCGCAGGCGGCGCGGCGAGAGGCGCGAGCGCAGAAAGCGCGGCGGCGTTCCTGTAGCGGCTCTTGTAGGCTACACGAACAGCGGCAAATCGACGCTTTTAAAGGCTCTCTCCAAGGATTCTGAGATACTGGCGAAGGATCAGCTCTTTTCGACGCTCGACACCGTCGCAAGAAGAGTTTCCTACCGCGACGGCAGCGGCTCTTTTTTGCTCTCGGACACAGTCGGCTTTATACGCAAGCTGCCGCCGGAGCTCGTAGCGGCCTTCCGCGCTACGCTCGAGGAGGCTTCGAACGCCGACCTGCTGCTCGTCGTGCTCGACGCGTCGAGAAAAAATCCGTGCGAGACGCTCGACATAGTGCTCGATACGCTGCGGGGGCTCGGCGCCGGCGCATTGCCGCGAATCGTCGTGCTCAACAAGATAGACAAATGCGGAGAATCGGCGCTCTTCACGGCGGCCGAGATAAGGTCGCGCGGAGAGCGCGTCGTCAGCACCTGCGCGATCGACGGCAGCGGCTTCGAAGAGCTGCTCGGCGAAATAAAAAAAATATTTGCCGATGAAGTTGCCGCAAAGGTACAAAAGGATATATTATAA
- a CDS encoding YicC/YloC family endoribonuclease gives MYVSMTGFSRSQIQSSYGTLSLELSSVNHRYQEIAVRLPREFAGWEPWFHQKMRKLFRRGKIQLRMEVLWAQQFKSGRINKDVLLAYCGELMDIRRGLALPLSIDVEEVTQYPGVLDLPRFDEEKEARTLEELFGELLADAAASWQKMREAEGSHLRCEVLAHLDEFERIAAEIESRWLPTRDAAFSAMKARVSEALEKMGVGLEEARYMQEIVLLTDKWDISEELARLRSHISKFKATGDDEAESAGRKLDFIVQEMNREVNTLDSKIADAEIRWLAVDAKACLERIREQIQNLE, from the coding sequence ATGTATGTAAGCATGACGGGGTTTTCCCGTTCACAGATACAATCTTCCTATGGAACGCTCAGCCTTGAGCTTTCAAGCGTGAATCACCGCTATCAGGAGATAGCCGTGCGGCTGCCGCGCGAATTCGCGGGCTGGGAGCCGTGGTTCCATCAGAAGATGAGAAAGCTCTTCAGGCGCGGCAAGATACAGCTACGCATGGAGGTGCTCTGGGCGCAGCAGTTCAAGAGTGGGCGCATCAATAAGGATGTGCTGCTTGCCTACTGCGGGGAGCTGATGGATATCCGCCGGGGGCTTGCGCTCCCTCTTTCGATAGACGTCGAGGAAGTGACGCAGTACCCGGGAGTGCTCGACCTGCCGCGTTTCGACGAAGAAAAAGAAGCTCGGACGCTCGAAGAACTTTTCGGCGAACTGCTTGCGGACGCCGCCGCATCGTGGCAGAAGATGCGTGAAGCGGAAGGCTCGCATCTGCGCTGCGAAGTGCTTGCTCATCTGGATGAGTTCGAAAGAATCGCTGCGGAGATAGAGAGTCGCTGGCTTCCGACGCGCGACGCGGCGTTCAGCGCGATGAAGGCGCGCGTTTCGGAAGCGCTCGAAAAAATGGGAGTCGGACTCGAGGAAGCCCGCTATATGCAGGAGATAGTCCTACTGACCGACAAATGGGATATCTCTGAGGAGCTCGCGCGTCTCAGGAGCCATATCTCGAAGTTCAAGGCGACTGGCGACGACGAGGCGGAGAGTGCGGGGCGGAAACTGGATTTCATCGTCCAAGAGATGAATCGCGAAGTAAACACCCTTGACTCGAAGATAGCGGACGCCGAGATCCGCTGGCTCGCGGTGGATGCGAAGGCGTGCCTCGAACGCATCCGCGAGCAGATACAGAACCTCGAATAA
- a CDS encoding extracellular matrix/biofilm biosynthesis regulator RemA family protein produces the protein MAYKLVHVGFGNVVVAERVVAVIAPDSAPVRRLKDEAREAGLLVDVTQGRKTRAILIMDSRHVILSAIQPETIAARFEGAEEQQAQ, from the coding sequence ATGGCTTACAAGCTTGTCCACGTCGGCTTTGGGAACGTGGTCGTGGCGGAGCGTGTCGTAGCCGTCATCGCCCCTGATTCTGCGCCCGTGCGCCGCCTCAAAGACGAGGCGCGCGAGGCCGGCCTGCTCGTGGACGTGACGCAGGGGCGCAAGACGCGCGCTATTCTGATAATGGACAGCAGGCACGTGATACTTTCGGCGATACAGCCGGAGACTATTGCTGCACGCTTTGAAGGGGCGGAGGAGCAACAGGCGCAATGA
- the gmk gene encoding guanylate kinase, whose protein sequence is MRGKLYIVSGPAGVGKGTILKNAMPKLPNMKFSVSCTTRRPRAGLDAEGKTYHFISDEEFRRRIEAGDFLEYANVHGHLYGTRKDIVEKALGEGCDVVLEIDVQGAKIVKEKMPEAITVFVAPPSIEELVRRLKGRGSESAEEQELRISNAEEELRHADEYDCVVVNDVLDDAVKDFINIVKEHGEESE, encoded by the coding sequence ATGAGAGGGAAGCTCTATATAGTTTCAGGCCCGGCAGGAGTCGGTAAAGGAACAATACTGAAGAACGCGATGCCAAAACTGCCCAATATGAAATTTTCGGTATCCTGCACGACGAGACGACCGCGTGCGGGGCTCGACGCCGAAGGAAAGACTTATCATTTTATCAGCGATGAGGAATTCCGCCGCCGCATTGAGGCCGGGGATTTCCTTGAATACGCGAACGTCCATGGACATCTCTACGGCACGCGTAAAGACATAGTTGAAAAGGCCCTCGGCGAAGGCTGCGACGTAGTGCTGGAAATAGACGTCCAGGGTGCGAAAATAGTAAAGGAAAAGATGCCGGAAGCTATAACGGTGTTCGTCGCGCCTCCTTCGATAGAAGAGCTCGTCAGGCGCCTGAAGGGGCGAGGCAGCGAGAGCGCCGAGGAACAGGAGCTGCGCATCAGCAACGCCGAGGAGGAACTCAGACATGCTGACGAATATGACTGCGTAGTCGTGAACGACGTGCTTGACGATGCGGTCAAAGACTTTATAAATATAGTGAAGGAACACGGGGAGGAATCGGAATGA
- a CDS encoding DNA-directed RNA polymerase subunit omega — MIYMDLEKIYRERGIPNKYILTLVISARARQLSERKDAESDEKYISKAVEDVQKGRISYRIVDPNPPENEAAAQ; from the coding sequence ATGATCTATATGGACCTTGAGAAAATTTACCGCGAGCGCGGTATACCGAACAAATATATACTCACGCTCGTCATTTCAGCGCGCGCGCGTCAGCTCAGCGAACGCAAAGACGCCGAAAGCGACGAAAAATATATCTCAAAGGCCGTCGAGGATGTGCAGAAGGGGAGGATATCCTACAGGATAGTCGACCCCAACCCGCCGGAAAATGAAGCCGCCGCGCAGTAA
- the coaBC gene encoding bifunctional phosphopantothenoylcysteine decarboxylase/phosphopantothenate--cysteine ligase CoaBC codes for MKPPRSKILFGVTGGIAAYKAPELLHGWVKMGCEVETLLTQAAEEFVSPMVLATLSKRRVWRERDFLSAEYGWQIPHISLTDWADIFVVAPATANALRVAAEGDGSTLLGSALLANKKPLLMFPAMNVNMLSSEAVRRHILTLTERGAVVVDPESGVLACGCDGKGRLPSAEVINDYVKMALCDKKELRGLKVAVTAGPTHEYIDPVRFISNPSSGKMGYAIARAAFQRGADVTLISGPSALRPPAGIRIVNVVSAEEMFDACMEAQKSADMIVKAAAVGDYRPARRAEQKIKRGASGGLTLELVQNRDIAAALGKIKRSGQILIGFAAETQHVAENARRKMAEKNLDLIVSNDVSAAGAGFASDTNAITIFRRGGEAESFSGTKEEAAHRILDAAAELIVDR; via the coding sequence ATGAAGCCGCCGCGCAGTAAAATACTTTTCGGCGTGACCGGCGGCATTGCGGCGTACAAGGCGCCGGAGCTGCTGCACGGCTGGGTCAAGATGGGCTGCGAGGTCGAAACGCTGCTGACGCAGGCGGCGGAGGAATTCGTGAGCCCGATGGTGCTCGCGACTCTCTCGAAGCGGCGCGTCTGGCGCGAGCGCGACTTTCTCTCCGCCGAATACGGCTGGCAGATACCGCACATATCGCTGACCGACTGGGCTGATATCTTCGTCGTCGCGCCGGCTACCGCCAACGCGCTGCGCGTCGCGGCGGAAGGCGACGGCTCTACTCTGCTCGGCTCCGCGCTGCTCGCGAACAAGAAGCCGCTTTTGATGTTCCCGGCGATGAACGTCAACATGCTCTCGAGCGAAGCGGTGCGGCGCCATATACTCACGCTGACGGAGCGCGGTGCCGTCGTAGTCGACCCGGAGAGCGGCGTCCTCGCGTGCGGCTGCGATGGGAAAGGACGCCTGCCGTCGGCGGAGGTGATAAACGACTACGTTAAGATGGCGCTCTGCGACAAAAAAGAGCTGCGCGGGCTGAAGGTCGCCGTCACGGCGGGCCCGACTCACGAATATATCGACCCGGTGCGTTTCATAAGCAACCCAAGCAGCGGCAAGATGGGGTATGCGATAGCGCGCGCGGCGTTTCAGCGCGGCGCCGACGTAACACTGATCTCCGGCCCTTCCGCTCTTCGCCCTCCGGCGGGAATCAGGATCGTAAACGTAGTAAGCGCGGAGGAGATGTTCGACGCCTGCATGGAGGCTCAGAAGAGCGCCGATATGATCGTCAAGGCCGCGGCTGTGGGAGACTACAGGCCTGCGCGTCGCGCTGAGCAGAAGATAAAGCGCGGCGCCTCCGGCGGCCTGACTCTCGAACTCGTGCAAAACCGCGACATAGCGGCCGCGCTTGGCAAAATAAAGAGGAGCGGGCAGATTTTGATAGGCTTTGCCGCCGAGACGCAGCATGTAGCCGAGAATGCTCGGAGGAAAATGGCTGAGAAAAACCTCGACTTGATAGTTTCGAACGACGTCAGCGCGGCGGGCGCCGGCTTTGCGTCGGATACCAACGCTATCACGATCTTCAGGCGCGGCGGCGAAGCGGAGAGCTTCTCCGGGACGAAGGAGGAGGCGGCGCACCGCATACTCGACGCCGCGGCGGAGCTTATAGTGGACAGATAA
- a CDS encoding primosomal protein N' family DNA-binding protein, whose translation MPLVSAAVPAPWWTPLTYRSESVLGEGLRVRVPLGRDSRVALTVAESEEGAETEKIKSIERVIDEKPPLPAELWRLIKWFGDTWFIGTGLAAKTLLPAKFFTDEKLPEIRQTPNSYQKFSVESLYGAELSKRYEYYRTAAEGGDRALILFPEAKLAKAFWKTLPKGLQDCGALWPLSPQARWKMWRLARSGELRFIVGSPAAAFAPLAGLSAIVMDEENSGSWRTQSHPLFHTRSLLGVRADFAGSRLVLGGIMPSSKCYLRAKPICLEDKNDERLVFVSSNDSQSAEFEALRDTLPLSVPLIRESVRAREEGGWVFWLLDRKGYASEILCEECGNTLRCARCGSSMRWEDSKKCLSCNVCGGSIAVPQSCPNCGGRLLIGSRPGLEALYERARSALKYKFKNVLLIQNKEEKLPDGKQLKREFPDGALIVGTRRLLSLCDELSPAAVGWIDADAEARGAEYDSKARAFAMLWESMWRGAEGCERKVIVQSRRPSTGWQEGLRRGWGLFWRRELKERSEWELPPFMPLIKISAERGDARKISQKLDEAGAEYWASEEDAGEIWVRTKRFAALREILKPFFSIASTKKTFPTVSLYLD comes from the coding sequence ATGCCCCTCGTCAGCGCCGCCGTTCCGGCTCCGTGGTGGACGCCGCTCACGTACCGCAGCGAATCGGTGCTCGGAGAAGGGCTCCGCGTCCGCGTGCCGCTCGGACGCGACAGCCGCGTCGCACTGACCGTCGCTGAGAGCGAAGAGGGCGCCGAAACAGAAAAAATAAAAAGCATAGAACGCGTTATCGACGAAAAGCCGCCGCTGCCCGCAGAGCTGTGGCGGCTTATAAAATGGTTCGGCGACACTTGGTTCATAGGAACGGGACTTGCGGCAAAAACCCTATTGCCGGCAAAGTTTTTTACGGATGAAAAACTGCCTGAAATAAGACAAACGCCGAACTCTTATCAAAAATTCTCTGTGGAAAGCCTATATGGCGCCGAGCTGTCTAAGCGTTACGAATATTACAGGACGGCGGCGGAGGGCGGCGACAGGGCGCTGATTCTCTTCCCTGAGGCGAAGCTTGCGAAAGCCTTCTGGAAGACCCTGCCGAAGGGCCTGCAGGACTGCGGCGCTCTCTGGCCGCTTTCGCCTCAGGCCCGCTGGAAAATGTGGCGGCTCGCGCGCTCCGGGGAGCTGCGTTTCATCGTGGGCTCTCCGGCCGCCGCTTTCGCGCCTCTCGCAGGGCTCTCGGCGATAGTCATGGACGAGGAGAACAGCGGGAGCTGGCGCACGCAGAGCCATCCTCTCTTCCATACGCGCTCCTTGCTCGGCGTGCGCGCAGATTTTGCCGGCTCGCGCTTAGTGCTCGGCGGCATCATGCCCTCTTCGAAATGCTATCTGCGGGCGAAGCCGATATGCTTGGAGGATAAAAACGATGAGCGCCTCGTATTCGTCTCCTCAAATGATTCGCAGTCGGCGGAGTTTGAGGCGCTGCGCGACACGCTGCCGCTTAGCGTGCCTCTGATACGCGAGAGCGTCAGGGCGAGGGAGGAAGGCGGCTGGGTCTTTTGGCTGCTCGACCGCAAGGGCTACGCCTCCGAAATTCTCTGCGAGGAGTGCGGGAACACCTTGCGCTGCGCGCGCTGCGGTTCCTCGATGCGCTGGGAAGATAGTAAAAAATGCCTCAGCTGCAACGTATGCGGCGGCAGTATAGCGGTACCGCAGAGCTGCCCGAACTGCGGCGGCCGTCTTTTGATAGGCTCGCGCCCCGGGCTCGAGGCCCTTTACGAAAGGGCGCGATCGGCGCTGAAATATAAATTTAAAAACGTATTATTAATACAAAATAAAGAAGAAAAACTGCCCGACGGTAAGCAGCTGAAAAGAGAATTCCCGGACGGAGCCCTTATCGTCGGGACAAGAAGGCTGCTCTCGCTCTGCGACGAGCTCTCGCCCGCCGCAGTTGGCTGGATAGACGCGGACGCCGAAGCGCGTGGCGCAGAATACGATTCAAAGGCGCGCGCTTTCGCGATGCTCTGGGAGTCGATGTGGCGCGGCGCCGAGGGATGCGAAAGGAAAGTCATAGTACAGAGCCGCAGGCCGTCGACGGGATGGCAGGAGGGCCTTCGTCGCGGCTGGGGGTTATTCTGGCGGCGCGAGCTGAAGGAGCGGAGCGAATGGGAATTGCCGCCCTTCATGCCCCTGATAAAAATCAGCGCGGAGCGCGGGGACGCGCGGAAAATCTCCCAAAAGCTCGACGAAGCCGGCGCTGAATACTGGGCTTCGGAGGAGGACGCAGGAGAAATATGGGTGCGCACGAAGCGCTTTGCCGCACTGCGCGAAATATTAAAGCCATTTTTTTCTATCGCGTCTACCAAAAAAACATTTCCTACTGTATCATTGTACCTTGATTAA
- a CDS encoding ACT domain-containing protein — MMKAIVTVLGKDQVGIIAKVCTYLADKNANVLEISQTIIKGYFDMLMIIDISACSCTPGELAGGLKELGESIGLAINFQREEIFESMHRI; from the coding sequence ATGATGAAGGCGATAGTAACGGTCCTCGGAAAGGACCAGGTGGGAATCATCGCTAAGGTCTGCACGTACCTCGCCGATAAAAATGCGAACGTGCTGGAAATATCGCAGACGATAATAAAGGGCTATTTCGACATGCTGATGATAATCGACATCTCGGCGTGCAGTTGCACGCCAGGCGAGCTTGCCGGCGGGCTCAAGGAACTGGGGGAGAGCATCGGGCTCGCGATAAACTTCCAGCGCGAAGAGATATTTGAAAGCATGCACAGGATATAG
- a CDS encoding PFL family protein, giving the protein MITISEARQTNEMIREENLDVRTITMGINILDCADESVEKFCAKIYDRITKKAERLVKTGDEIAMEFGVPVVNKRISVTPVSIAASACACENYVEVAKTLDKAAKEVGVDFIGGFSALVQKGESAADKKLIDSIAEALSSTDIVCSSVNLGASRSGIDMDAVRRMGEVVKETAYLTRESDSLGCAKLVVFCNAVEDNPFMAGAFHGTGERDCAINVGVSGPGVVKRALEEVRGADFETLCETVKKTAFKITRVGQLVAREASQRLGVPFGIIDLSLAPTPTVGDSVAEILQEMGLEYAGAPGTTAALAILNDNVKKGGVMASSYVGGLSGAFIPVSEDHGMIQSVEAGALTLDKLEAMTCVCSVGLDMIAIPGDTPAETISGIIADEMAIGMINNKTTAVRIIPVFGKKAGESVTFGGLLGYAPVMPVSKFSCAAFINRGGRIPAPIHSFKN; this is encoded by the coding sequence ATGATAACTATTTCCGAAGCCCGTCAGACCAATGAGATGATACGGGAGGAAAATCTCGACGTCCGCACCATCACGATGGGGATAAATATACTCGACTGCGCGGACGAGAGCGTCGAGAAATTCTGTGCGAAGATATACGACAGGATAACGAAAAAGGCGGAGCGCCTAGTAAAGACCGGCGACGAGATAGCTATGGAATTCGGCGTGCCCGTCGTGAACAAAAGGATATCGGTAACGCCAGTTTCTATAGCGGCGTCGGCCTGCGCCTGCGAAAACTATGTCGAGGTCGCGAAGACCCTCGACAAAGCGGCGAAAGAGGTCGGAGTCGATTTTATCGGCGGCTTTTCGGCGCTCGTTCAGAAGGGGGAGAGCGCCGCGGACAAGAAGCTGATCGATTCGATAGCGGAAGCCCTTTCTTCGACCGATATAGTCTGCTCCTCCGTGAACCTCGGCGCGTCGCGCTCCGGCATCGACATGGACGCCGTCAGGCGCATGGGCGAGGTCGTGAAGGAGACGGCGTACTTGACGCGCGAGAGCGATTCTCTCGGCTGCGCTAAGCTCGTCGTCTTCTGCAACGCGGTCGAGGACAACCCCTTCATGGCCGGAGCGTTCCACGGCACCGGCGAGCGCGACTGCGCGATAAACGTCGGAGTCAGCGGCCCGGGCGTCGTCAAACGCGCGCTCGAAGAGGTGCGCGGCGCTGATTTTGAAACGCTCTGCGAGACTGTCAAAAAGACCGCCTTTAAGATAACACGCGTCGGGCAGCTCGTAGCGCGCGAAGCGTCGCAGCGCCTCGGAGTCCCCTTCGGCATAATAGACCTCTCCCTTGCTCCGACTCCGACCGTCGGCGACAGCGTCGCCGAAATACTCCAGGAGATGGGGTTGGAATACGCCGGTGCACCCGGCACGACGGCGGCGCTTGCGATACTGAACGACAACGTCAAAAAGGGCGGCGTGATGGCCTCCTCCTACGTCGGCGGCCTGAGCGGAGCGTTCATACCGGTCAGCGAGGATCACGGCATGATTCAGTCGGTGGAGGCGGGGGCGCTCACTCTCGACAAGCTCGAAGCCATGACCTGCGTATGCTCGGTCGGGCTTGACATGATAGCAATCCCCGGGGACACGCCGGCCGAAACGATCTCCGGCATCATCGCCGACGAAATGGCGATAGGCATGATAAACAACAAGACGACGGCGGTACGCATCATTCCTGTGTTCGGAAAGAAGGCGGGAGAGAGCGTGACCTTCGGCGGGCTTCTCGGCTACGCGCCGGTCATGCCGGTCAGCAAATTCTCCTGCGCCGCGTTCATAAACCGCGGCGGAAGGATTCCGGCGCCTATACACAGCTTCAAAAATTAA
- the der gene encoding ribosome biogenesis GTPase Der: MAIVAIVGRTNVGKSSIFNRILGKRAAIVDDQPGVTRDRLYGEAEWGGKKFYLVDTGGIMSETPHQFMELIERQVDLALEESAAVIFVVDGRAGITPTDEDIALKLRRGGKPVVVAMNKLDNERQEDAMLGEAYALGFDDVAATSAEHNTGFGELLDMVVSKLDGEEYGEGEDSGEIRVAIVGRPNVGKSSLLNAFAGEERSMVSDIAGTTRDVVDTVVDIDGRSIRFLDTAGLRHKSRVKDNLEYYSNVRTYQAIDRCHVALVLLDAQEPATEQDKRLVGQVIERGKGLILVVNKWDLAPRDAKTGDVMTKKLLDEMPFASYAPRAFVSALSGRSLGKLPQLILKVEENRRRRIPTAELNRLVKEVLVFERMPGDGKGHSLKIYYATQADGAPPAFIFFVNDAQLCSKSFRRHLDNTLREMADFSGVPLKIFMRNRENAKN, from the coding sequence ATGGCAATAGTTGCTATCGTCGGCCGCACCAACGTCGGCAAATCGTCTATCTTCAACAGGATACTCGGCAAACGTGCGGCAATAGTAGACGACCAGCCCGGCGTTACGAGAGACAGACTCTACGGCGAAGCCGAATGGGGCGGAAAAAAATTCTACCTCGTAGACACAGGCGGCATAATGTCGGAGACGCCTCATCAGTTCATGGAGCTGATAGAAAGGCAGGTCGACCTCGCACTCGAAGAAAGCGCGGCCGTCATCTTCGTCGTCGACGGCCGCGCCGGCATCACTCCTACGGACGAGGATATAGCGCTCAAGCTCCGCAGAGGCGGCAAACCCGTCGTCGTCGCGATGAACAAGCTGGACAACGAAAGACAGGAGGACGCGATGCTCGGCGAAGCCTACGCCCTCGGTTTTGACGACGTGGCGGCGACGAGCGCGGAGCACAATACCGGCTTCGGCGAGTTGCTCGACATGGTCGTCTCGAAGCTCGACGGGGAAGAGTACGGCGAAGGCGAGGATAGCGGCGAAATACGCGTAGCGATAGTCGGACGCCCAAACGTCGGCAAATCGAGCCTGCTCAACGCCTTTGCGGGCGAGGAGCGCTCGATGGTCAGCGACATTGCCGGCACGACGCGCGACGTAGTCGACACGGTCGTCGACATAGACGGCCGCAGCATAAGATTCCTCGACACGGCCGGGCTTCGCCACAAAAGCCGCGTCAAGGACAACCTCGAATATTATTCGAACGTCAGGACCTATCAGGCGATCGACCGCTGCCACGTGGCGCTTGTGCTGCTCGACGCGCAGGAGCCGGCGACCGAGCAGGACAAGCGCCTTGTCGGACAGGTGATCGAGCGGGGCAAGGGGCTGATACTCGTCGTGAACAAATGGGACCTTGCGCCGCGCGACGCTAAAACAGGCGACGTGATGACGAAAAAGCTGCTCGACGAGATGCCCTTCGCGTCGTACGCGCCTAGGGCGTTCGTCTCGGCTCTTTCGGGGCGCAGCCTCGGCAAGCTGCCGCAGCTGATACTAAAAGTAGAGGAGAACCGCCGCCGCCGCATCCCGACGGCGGAGCTGAACAGGCTTGTTAAGGAAGTCCTCGTGTTTGAAAGGATGCCTGGCGACGGAAAAGGGCACAGCCTTAAGATTTATTACGCGACACAGGCTGACGGAGCTCCGCCCGCGTTCATATTCTTCGTCAACGACGCGCAGCTTTGTTCAAAGTCATTCAGGCGTCACCTCGACAACACTCTGCGCGAAATGGCCGATTTTTCCGGCGTCCCGCTCAAAATTTTCATGAGAAACAGAGAAAATGCTAAAAATTAG
- a CDS encoding HU family DNA-binding protein, whose product MTKTDLISAVAKEVEGITKKKAAEVVEAVFNDIYESLKKEEKVQIVGFGTFEVQKRAARQGRNPQHPDRIIEIPAKNVPVFRAGKALKEAVNEAKKSAGKAKKAK is encoded by the coding sequence GTGACAAAGACAGATCTTATCAGCGCGGTGGCCAAAGAAGTAGAAGGTATCACGAAGAAGAAGGCTGCTGAAGTAGTGGAAGCCGTATTCAACGATATCTACGAGTCCCTGAAAAAAGAAGAGAAAGTTCAGATAGTTGGATTTGGCACATTTGAAGTCCAAAAGAGAGCTGCACGCCAGGGACGCAATCCTCAGCACCCGGACAGAATCATCGAGATCCCGGCGAAAAACGTTCCCGTTTTCCGCGCCGGCAAAGCTCTCAAAGAAGCAGTCAACGAAGCAAAAAAGTCGGCCGGCAAGGCGAAGAAAGCGAAATAG